A window of the Acidobacteriota bacterium genome harbors these coding sequences:
- a CDS encoding GlsB/YeaQ/YmgE family stress response membrane protein, whose protein sequence is MLDIIVAVIIGGVVGWLGSLVMKTDAQMGYLANIVVGIIGSFAGFWIAGLLGLSAGGPIIRWVIAVVGAIILIGILKALNLFK, encoded by the coding sequence ATGCTTGACATCATTGTCGCCGTAATCATCGGAGGTGTCGTCGGTTGGCTCGGCAGTCTTGTCATGAAGACTGACGCCCAGATGGGATATCTCGCAAACATCGTGGTCGGGATCATAGGGTCCTTCGCCGGCTTCTGGATCGCCGGTCTTCTGGGGCTGTCCGCGGGTGGTCCGATCATCCGCTGGGTGATCGCCGTCGTCGGAGCGATCATCCTGATTGGAATCCTCAAGGCTTTGAACCTGTTTAAGTGA
- a CDS encoding YbaY family lipoprotein gives MVFVMIIMVVAGGAGLGEAEDAVRGTAMYRERVALPPNAVFEAILEDVSRADAKAEVLGRERIESPSVPIRFEIPYDPSRIDERHAYAVRAWILVGGDLRFTSDTVYPVLTRGAGDEVEILLRGVGGSRSGTASPLRGLPAAFSGDLPCADCEGIRYQLDLVSDSAYFLRTTYIGRGEHAVSDRIGSWSTVSGGEKIVLWNDAGPAEQFQIVDSSTLRKLDREGHRIESVLNYDLTRVADGPALEPQLAMRGMYRSTAAGGEIIECQSGLELLVAGEGDAPALEEVASRALETDRGSVLVSFSGRIELRPVAESGGLRRVVVVERFDGVWPRETCGARGVASELEGSRWVPTRIAGEPVAVGAGGREAYFVLQPEGQQLTGFAGCNQLVGRYLVEGTSLRFSGIAKTGKACLQGMDVEAAFTAALEKTRSFRLFSQHLELLDESGAVIARLESRNLG, from the coding sequence ATGGTTTTCGTCATGATCATCATGGTGGTCGCAGGTGGTGCCGGGCTCGGGGAGGCCGAGGATGCAGTTCGCGGCACGGCCATGTATCGCGAGCGCGTGGCGCTGCCGCCCAACGCGGTTTTCGAGGCGATCCTCGAGGATGTTTCGCGCGCGGATGCAAAAGCCGAGGTACTCGGACGCGAGCGAATCGAGTCGCCGAGCGTGCCGATACGGTTCGAAATACCCTACGACCCTTCGAGGATCGACGAGCGGCACGCCTACGCAGTGCGGGCGTGGATTCTGGTCGGCGGCGACCTGAGGTTCACCTCTGACACGGTGTATCCGGTTCTGACTCGGGGTGCGGGGGACGAGGTGGAGATTCTGCTGCGGGGCGTCGGGGGCAGCCGCAGTGGAACGGCGTCTCCGTTGAGAGGGCTGCCGGCTGCCTTCTCGGGTGATCTTCCCTGCGCGGACTGTGAAGGTATCCGCTACCAGCTCGATCTGGTATCCGACTCTGCGTACTTTCTCCGTACCACCTACATCGGTCGCGGCGAGCACGCAGTTTCCGATCGGATCGGATCGTGGTCGACCGTCAGCGGCGGCGAAAAGATTGTGCTGTGGAACGACGCCGGGCCGGCTGAGCAGTTCCAGATAGTCGACTCGAGCACCCTGCGTAAGCTCGACCGCGAAGGCCACCGGATCGAATCGGTTCTGAATTACGATCTCACGAGGGTTGCAGACGGTCCGGCGCTCGAACCGCAACTCGCCATGCGTGGGATGTACCGGAGCACCGCTGCCGGGGGAGAAATTATCGAGTGTCAATCGGGCCTCGAGTTGCTGGTTGCCGGGGAAGGTGACGCACCGGCCCTCGAGGAGGTGGCGTCACGGGCGTTGGAAACTGACAGAGGCTCGGTCCTTGTGAGTTTCAGCGGCCGGATCGAACTCCGGCCCGTGGCCGAGAGCGGGGGCCTTCGCCGGGTGGTCGTGGTCGAGCGGTTCGACGGAGTATGGCCGCGCGAGACCTGCGGCGCACGCGGGGTCGCGTCGGAGCTCGAAGGCTCCCGCTGGGTTCCAACCAGGATCGCTGGAGAGCCGGTGGCGGTTGGCGCAGGAGGCCGGGAGGCCTATTTCGTTCTGCAGCCGGAAGGACAACAATTGACAGGTTTCGCCGGTTGCAACCAGCTGGTCGGGCGGTATCTGGTCGAGGGAACCAGCCTGCGATTCTCGGGGATCGCCAAGACCGGCAAGGCCTGCCTCCAGGGCATGGACGTCGAAGCGGCCTTCACCGCTGCGCTCGAGAAGACGCGCAGCTTTCGGCTCTTCAGCCAGCATCTCGAACTGCTCGACGAGTCGGGAGCGGTGATCGCTCGGCTCGAGTCGAGAAATCTCGGCTAG
- a CDS encoding metal ABC transporter substrate-binding protein — protein sequence MRGSIAILVAAALGLIGCGSEGPVEDTQATGDLAATPVVYTVNYPLTFFAERIGGDLVRVVFPAPADVDPAYWSPDADAIAAYQGADLILLNGADFAKWVQRATLPQARLVDTGAAFSDRLIELGNVTTHSHGPDGEHEHGGWAFTTWLDPELATLQAEAVARSLVSLMPEREAELNQRLAALVADLERLDQRLADAAVQLAGVPLIFSHPVYQYLARRYDLNAADVHWEPDEMPDDQAWDHFEELLRSHPAKWMLWEGTPLPETASRLEELGVAIAVFDPCGNRPERGDYLTVMAENAAVLESISP from the coding sequence ATGCGAGGTTCGATTGCAATTCTAGTGGCTGCGGCGTTAGGGCTGATCGGGTGCGGATCAGAGGGCCCGGTCGAGGACACCCAGGCGACAGGAGATTTGGCCGCCACCCCCGTCGTCTACACGGTGAACTACCCACTCACATTCTTCGCCGAGCGCATCGGCGGCGATCTGGTGCGGGTCGTATTCCCGGCACCGGCCGACGTCGACCCGGCCTACTGGTCGCCCGACGCCGACGCCATCGCGGCCTACCAGGGCGCCGATCTGATCCTGCTCAACGGCGCCGATTTCGCCAAATGGGTGCAGCGCGCCACCCTTCCCCAGGCGCGGCTGGTGGACACCGGTGCGGCCTTTTCGGACCGGCTGATCGAGTTGGGCAACGTCACCACCCACAGCCACGGGCCCGACGGCGAGCACGAGCACGGCGGATGGGCATTCACCACCTGGCTCGATCCCGAGCTCGCCACCCTGCAGGCGGAGGCGGTTGCCCGGTCCCTGGTCAGTCTGATGCCGGAGCGCGAGGCGGAGCTGAATCAGCGCCTCGCGGCCCTGGTAGCCGACCTCGAAAGGCTCGACCAACGCCTGGCGGACGCCGCTGTACAACTCGCGGGAGTACCGCTGATATTCTCCCACCCCGTCTACCAGTACCTCGCGCGCCGCTACGATCTCAACGCGGCGGACGTGCACTGGGAGCCGGACGAAATGCCGGACGATCAGGCCTGGGACCATTTCGAGGAGCTGCTGAGGTCCCACCCGGCGAAGTGGATGTTGTGGGAGGGCACGCCCCTGCCAGAGACCGCCTCCCGGCTCGAAGAGCTGGGCGTCGCCATCGCCGTCTTCGACCCCTGCGGCAACCGGCCCGAGAGGGGCGACTACCTGACAGTGATGGCCGAGAACGCTGCCGTGTTGGAGTCCATCTCACCCTGA
- a CDS encoding ATP-binding cassette domain-containing protein has translation MADESSSIENGRKTEAQVPVGRLLALAVAEWPRLAVATVFLLLAGVTGLAYPKVIGILIDAAVEGGIATINRAAVAMAIIFAVQATAAALRYYLFTIAGERIVTRLREQVYRSVVDQEIGFFDARKTGELTSRLTADATVVQSAVSINLSMGLRNLLMVVGGLGLLLVSSWRLTAFMLALVPPVALGAVVVGRRLSKLSKQSQDALARANEAAEESIAGIRTVRSFSREEDEALRYGDRIWESFRVSRRRARVVAGFIGAMNIAAFGSVSAVLWFGGRMVMAGDLTVGELASFMLYTLIVAASLNVLANLWSDFARARGASQRIFELIDRSPTVDAGGGLVPDRVAGLVEFDDVDFAYPVRPESKVLEQVNLRLEPGKVMALVGPSGAGKSTVAALLLRLYDPDDGTISLDACDLRRLDAKWLRTQIGTVAQEPVLFSTTVAANIRYGRPEASDRMVEIAARAANAHDFISELPDGYETEVGERGVRLSGGQKQRVAIARALLKDPPILILDEATSSLDAESESLVQDALQKLMARRTSLVIAHRLSTVRDADNVAVIDGGRVIETGTHGQLMNSDGLYRRLVRRQLVEG, from the coding sequence GTGGCTGACGAGAGCTCATCGATCGAGAACGGCCGGAAGACCGAGGCGCAGGTCCCAGTGGGTCGGCTGCTCGCACTGGCGGTGGCTGAGTGGCCAAGGCTGGCGGTGGCAACCGTGTTCCTGCTGCTCGCCGGTGTCACCGGGCTGGCATACCCGAAGGTCATCGGGATCCTCATCGATGCGGCGGTCGAGGGTGGAATCGCCACCATCAACCGCGCGGCTGTCGCGATGGCGATCATCTTCGCGGTCCAGGCGACGGCGGCCGCCCTTCGCTACTACCTGTTCACCATCGCCGGCGAGCGCATCGTGACCCGCTTGCGCGAGCAGGTCTACCGTTCGGTGGTCGATCAGGAAATCGGCTTCTTCGATGCGCGAAAGACCGGAGAGCTGACCAGCCGGCTGACCGCCGACGCCACCGTGGTCCAGAGCGCCGTCAGCATCAATCTCTCCATGGGGCTTCGCAATCTCCTCATGGTGGTCGGTGGACTCGGGTTGCTGTTGGTTTCGTCGTGGCGCCTGACCGCCTTCATGCTCGCCCTGGTGCCGCCGGTGGCTCTGGGGGCCGTGGTCGTCGGACGCCGCCTGTCGAAGCTGTCCAAGCAGTCCCAGGATGCCCTCGCCCGCGCCAACGAGGCGGCCGAGGAATCCATCGCCGGAATCCGCACCGTTCGCTCCTTCTCCCGCGAGGAGGACGAGGCCCTGCGCTACGGGGATCGGATCTGGGAGTCCTTTCGCGTGTCGCGACGGAGGGCGAGGGTGGTCGCGGGCTTCATCGGTGCTATGAACATCGCCGCCTTCGGTTCGGTATCGGCGGTGCTCTGGTTCGGCGGCCGCATGGTGATGGCGGGCGACCTGACGGTCGGTGAGCTGGCATCGTTCATGCTCTACACACTGATCGTGGCCGCATCGCTGAACGTGCTCGCCAACCTCTGGTCCGATTTCGCGCGGGCTCGCGGCGCCTCGCAGCGGATTTTCGAGCTGATCGACCGAAGCCCGACGGTGGACGCCGGTGGAGGTCTGGTTCCCGACCGGGTGGCCGGCCTGGTCGAGTTCGACGACGTGGATTTCGCCTATCCGGTTCGGCCGGAGTCCAAGGTCCTCGAGCAGGTGAATCTGCGTCTTGAGCCCGGCAAGGTGATGGCCCTCGTCGGACCCTCCGGGGCCGGGAAATCGACGGTGGCCGCTCTCCTGCTGCGTCTTTACGACCCCGACGACGGGACCATCAGTCTCGATGCCTGCGACCTCCGGCGACTGGACGCGAAATGGCTACGCACCCAGATCGGCACGGTCGCCCAGGAGCCGGTGCTCTTCTCGACCACCGTCGCCGCCAACATCCGGTACGGCAGGCCCGAGGCGTCGGATCGGATGGTCGAGATCGCCGCGCGCGCAGCCAACGCCCACGATTTCATCTCCGAGCTTCCCGACGGATACGAGACCGAGGTCGGCGAGCGTGGGGTGCGGCTTTCCGGTGGCCAGAAGCAGCGGGTGGCCATCGCCCGGGCCCTGCTCAAGGACCCGCCGATCCTGATTCTGGACGAGGCGACCTCGTCCCTCGACGCGGAGTCCGAGTCGCTGGTCCAGGACGCACTGCAGAAGCTCATGGCGCGACGCACGAGCCTCGTGATCGCGCACCGCCTCTCGACGGTGAGGGACGCCGACAACGTTGCCGTGATCGACGGTGGCCGGGTGATCGAGACCGGCACTCACGGTCAGCTGATGAACTCCGACGGCCTCTACCGTCGCCTGGTCAGGAGACAGCTGGTCGAGGGATGA
- a CDS encoding histidine kinase produces MRCILGNLMCRVYADKLLSANLRRGLGLATCLAVTMGAPAAVFAANDALAGLRRTRSVLVVEPDRLELPAYAEINSAFRTALRDASDKPVQVFFENLDLARFNRERYLDDMGRWLATKYRDRQLDALVAVGPSAYRAVAQWRPDLWPGVPMVFAGVDRNTFEAVGRLPNVTGIWAEFGHLDTVRVALELLPATRHLVIVGGMPRQDPLAGVLAAELVEAFGDKLEIVDLTGQRIDLILERTRQLPDDSIILLTSMTVDGAGQPFSGLEVCTLLDGEANAPIFGWLSTYLGAGVVGGMLLDLEAIGLETAELLGHVLSGEDAGSIDVVPSNANRLAFDWRQLEKWRIPRRRLPEGSSVELRPPSVWEEHRGTILQAIIIMGLQGVLILALLRSRQRRLEANRELHMLSGRLITAQEDERWRVARELHDDIGQRLALLAIECESGPMNGDGLGELSSKVNDLARDVYAIAHNLQPSRLESLGLAAELRAYCEEIERRLGMRVRCRVAAPSTTLPSAISLSLYRVVQEAVQNAVRHSGADEIDVELDVSPRWASVTIADNGRGLKWEDAERNLGLGITGMKERLRLVEGWLDLQSIADEGTTVTAWAPLHKENGAKASDGAAADSDR; encoded by the coding sequence ATGAGGTGTATACTCGGGAACCTTATGTGCCGGGTCTATGCGGACAAGCTGCTATCGGCTAACTTGCGGCGAGGGCTGGGTTTGGCCACCTGTCTAGCGGTGACAATGGGCGCGCCGGCCGCCGTGTTTGCCGCCAACGACGCGTTGGCCGGGCTGCGCCGGACCCGTTCGGTCCTGGTCGTCGAGCCCGATCGCTTGGAGCTCCCGGCCTACGCAGAGATCAACAGTGCATTTCGCACTGCGCTTCGTGATGCCTCTGACAAGCCGGTGCAGGTGTTCTTCGAAAACCTCGATCTGGCGCGTTTCAACCGCGAGAGGTACCTTGATGACATGGGACGTTGGCTCGCAACCAAGTACCGCGATCGGCAGTTGGACGCGTTGGTTGCGGTCGGCCCCTCCGCGTATCGAGCGGTGGCTCAGTGGCGGCCCGACCTGTGGCCCGGAGTCCCCATGGTGTTCGCCGGCGTGGATCGCAATACCTTCGAGGCTGTGGGGCGCCTGCCGAACGTGACCGGGATATGGGCCGAGTTCGGACATCTGGACACGGTCCGGGTGGCGCTCGAGCTGCTGCCGGCCACCCGCCACCTGGTCATCGTGGGCGGCATGCCAAGACAGGATCCACTGGCGGGAGTGCTGGCGGCCGAGCTGGTGGAAGCATTCGGCGATAAACTCGAGATCGTTGATCTGACAGGCCAGCGGATCGACCTCATCCTGGAGCGGACCCGCCAGCTGCCGGACGACAGTATCATCCTGTTAACAAGCATGACGGTCGATGGCGCAGGGCAGCCCTTCAGTGGCCTCGAAGTATGTACGCTCCTCGACGGTGAGGCCAATGCCCCGATCTTCGGGTGGCTCAGCACCTATTTGGGTGCGGGCGTTGTTGGCGGCATGCTGCTCGATCTCGAGGCCATCGGTCTCGAGACAGCAGAGCTCTTGGGACACGTGCTTTCGGGTGAGGATGCGGGTTCGATCGATGTCGTTCCCTCGAACGCGAATCGACTGGCGTTCGACTGGAGACAGCTCGAAAAGTGGAGGATTCCGAGGCGCCGGCTGCCGGAGGGGAGCTCGGTCGAGCTGCGGCCGCCATCGGTCTGGGAGGAGCACCGAGGGACGATACTGCAGGCGATCATCATCATGGGCCTGCAGGGCGTGTTGATTCTGGCCCTTCTCCGGTCGCGCCAGAGACGGCTCGAGGCAAATCGCGAGCTGCACATGCTCAGCGGACGGCTGATCACGGCCCAGGAGGACGAGCGGTGGCGTGTCGCCAGGGAGCTTCACGACGATATCGGCCAGCGGCTCGCGTTGCTGGCGATCGAGTGCGAATCGGGTCCGATGAACGGAGATGGACTCGGGGAGCTGTCGTCGAAGGTGAATGACCTCGCCCGGGACGTGTATGCGATCGCTCACAATCTCCAGCCGTCGCGACTCGAATCTCTTGGTCTGGCCGCGGAGCTCAGGGCGTACTGCGAGGAGATCGAGAGGCGCCTCGGCATGCGTGTCAGGTGCCGCGTCGCAGCGCCATCGACAACGCTCCCGTCCGCGATCTCACTCTCGCTCTATCGGGTGGTGCAGGAGGCGGTGCAGAACGCCGTCCGGCACAGCGGCGCGGACGAGATCGATGTGGAGCTCGACGTCTCCCCGAGGTGGGCCTCCGTGACGATCGCGGACAATGGGAGAGGCCTCAAATGGGAGGACGCCGAAAGGAACCTGGGCCTCGGCATCACGGGAATGAAGGAACGCCTCAGGCTGGTGGAGGGATGGTTGGATCTGCAGAGTATTGCCGACGAGGGCACCACAGTGACCGCGTGGGCGCCGCTGCACAAAGAGAATGGAGCGAAGGCGAGCGATGGCGCGGCCGCGGATTCTGATCGCTGA
- a CDS encoding peptidyl-prolyl cis-trans isomerase produces the protein MQREVLKKPAVHVIALGVIVAAALLIAKGPPTADEARRVVLTGGDILQLKASFMRTWQREPTATELRGALEQHIRQEILYREALARGYDRDDLVVRRAMQRKMEFLAASQALQEPPSDEEIQAYFSLRQERYRLPTVVSFAQVFVSADRRGADAEQYATEILARLRAEDPEPNALASWGDPIMLDSYYAMQTEKEVSAAFGGDFSASVVALEPGQWEGPIQSGYGLHLVKVVRREDSRVPDWTEVSGRIINDMEFEARNSAKDQLYQEIAQKYEVVLDGTAREVLELTE, from the coding sequence ATGCAGCGCGAAGTGTTGAAAAAACCTGCGGTTCACGTGATCGCTCTCGGCGTGATCGTCGCCGCCGCCTTGCTCATCGCCAAGGGGCCGCCAACCGCCGATGAGGCACGCAGGGTAGTCCTCACCGGCGGCGACATCCTCCAGCTGAAGGCGAGCTTCATGCGGACGTGGCAGCGCGAGCCGACTGCGACCGAGCTGCGAGGGGCTCTCGAACAGCACATTCGGCAGGAGATTCTGTACAGGGAGGCGCTCGCCCGAGGCTACGATCGAGACGACCTCGTCGTGCGCCGCGCCATGCAGCGGAAGATGGAGTTTCTCGCCGCCTCGCAAGCTCTGCAGGAACCGCCGAGTGACGAGGAGATTCAAGCCTACTTTTCGCTGCGCCAGGAGCGCTATCGACTGCCGACGGTCGTCAGCTTCGCGCAGGTGTTCGTCAGCGCCGACCGACGCGGTGCGGACGCCGAACAATACGCGACCGAGATCCTTGCGCGGCTCCGGGCGGAGGACCCCGAACCAAACGCCCTGGCCTCGTGGGGCGACCCCATCATGCTCGATTCCTATTACGCCATGCAGACCGAGAAGGAGGTCAGCGCAGCCTTCGGTGGTGACTTCTCGGCGTCGGTGGTCGCCCTCGAACCGGGGCAGTGGGAGGGACCGATCCAGTCGGGCTACGGTCTCCACCTGGTCAAGGTGGTGCGGCGCGAGGATTCTCGGGTTCCGGATTGGACCGAGGTCAGCGGTCGCATCATCAACGACATGGAGTTCGAGGCGAGAAACTCGGCCAAGGATCAGCTCTATCAGGAGATCGCGCAGAAATACGAGGTGGTGCTCGACGGTACTGCCCGCGAGGTCCTGGAGTTGACTGAGTGA
- a CDS encoding response regulator transcription factor — protein MERRRAMARPRILIADDHALLLDAFERLLEQEFEVVGKATDGREVVAMAQDIEPDAIVADMTMPGLNGLDAARQVLAELPSTRIVLLTVHEDAVLAAEALRSGVSGYVVKRSAAGELQQALRDALAGRTYLTPLVADGDSEALLLEKGEPSPVDRLTPREREVLQLLAEGYSMKEIGVRLGITARTVAFHKYQMSEKLGVRSTAELVRFAIEHCLA, from the coding sequence ATGGAGCGAAGGCGAGCGATGGCGCGGCCGCGGATTCTGATCGCTGACGATCACGCCCTTTTGCTCGACGCATTCGAGCGTCTGCTCGAGCAGGAGTTCGAGGTCGTGGGCAAGGCGACCGACGGCCGTGAGGTCGTCGCCATGGCTCAGGATATCGAACCGGATGCGATCGTCGCCGACATGACGATGCCCGGGCTCAACGGTCTTGACGCGGCGCGACAGGTTCTCGCAGAGCTGCCGAGCACGCGCATCGTTCTCCTGACGGTCCACGAGGATGCCGTGCTGGCCGCCGAGGCTCTGCGAAGCGGTGTGTCCGGTTACGTCGTCAAGCGATCGGCGGCCGGGGAGCTTCAACAGGCTCTGCGAGACGCTCTGGCGGGGCGCACCTATTTGACGCCGCTGGTCGCCGACGGAGACAGCGAGGCCCTCCTGCTCGAGAAGGGCGAGCCGTCACCGGTCGATCGCCTGACGCCGCGCGAGCGCGAGGTCCTGCAACTGCTGGCCGAAGGCTACTCGATGAAAGAGATTGGCGTACGCCTCGGCATCACCGCTCGAACGGTGGCGTTCCACAAGTACCAGATGAGCGAGAAGCTCGGCGTGCGCTCGACCGCCGAGCTCGTCCGATTCGCGATCGAGCACTGCCTTGCCTGA
- a CDS encoding META domain-containing protein: MKTNLNLATALGCVVSVALAMTACTPADENEGKTEMTAQEPVTPAPLEGRTWVLVAHGDPTDPKAPVASGKAVTATFDALKHRVSGNATCNQYFAQYSVDGEQLEISNGGSTQMACLTPELADQEQAYLAAIERAETFEIDGDALRITCSGGQVLDFVERPPAALEGTEWAVTGFNNGKGGVVSVLAGTELSAVFSDGGYGGSSGCNTFRGEYEIEGDTLRLGPAAGTRKMCARPDGIMEQEDQFLAALATVATYRIDGDTLELRREDGALAVKLRAKE; encoded by the coding sequence ATGAAAACCAATTTGAACCTCGCGACTGCACTGGGTTGCGTTGTATCTGTCGCGCTGGCGATGACGGCCTGCACTCCTGCAGACGAGAACGAGGGGAAGACTGAAATGACAGCACAAGAGCCCGTCACGCCGGCCCCGCTCGAGGGTCGGACCTGGGTCCTGGTCGCTCACGGCGATCCCACCGACCCGAAAGCCCCGGTGGCGAGCGGCAAAGCGGTGACCGCGACCTTCGATGCGCTCAAACACCGGGTCTCCGGCAACGCCACCTGTAACCAGTACTTCGCTCAGTACTCGGTGGATGGCGAGCAGCTGGAGATCAGCAACGGAGGTTCGACCCAGATGGCATGCCTCACGCCGGAACTGGCGGATCAGGAACAGGCGTATCTGGCTGCGATCGAACGGGCCGAGACATTCGAGATCGACGGTGACGCGCTCCGAATCACGTGCTCGGGCGGCCAGGTGCTCGACTTCGTCGAACGGCCGCCGGCAGCCCTCGAAGGCACCGAGTGGGCGGTGACCGGATTCAACAACGGCAAGGGTGGTGTCGTCAGCGTGCTCGCCGGTACCGAGCTGTCAGCAGTCTTCTCGGATGGAGGGTACGGTGGAAGCTCAGGCTGCAACACCTTCCGCGGAGAGTACGAGATCGAGGGCGACACCCTTCGCCTCGGCCCGGCCGCGGGCACGCGGAAGATGTGCGCCAGGCCGGACGGCATCATGGAGCAGGAGGACCAGTTCCTGGCCGCCCTCGCCACCGTGGCGACCTATCGGATCGACGGCGACACACTCGAGCTGCGTCGCGAGGACGGAGCGCTGGCCGTCAAGCTCCGGGCCAAGGAGTAG
- a CDS encoding zinc metalloprotease HtpX, with product MGNFLKTTILMIVLTVLFVWLGGAIGGREGAVTAFLMAAGINFFAYFFSDKMVLKRYRAREVDARTEPRLHGIVSKLASEADLPMPKVYVVPDRVPNAFATGRNPRHAAVAATEGILALLDDDELEGVVGHELAHVKHRDILTGTIAATVAGAIAMMGRFAKSGQGQGSSSNIFAVMLAAVGAPLAAVVIRMTISRVREYAADDGGAEISGKPNSLADALEKLSGVGGRRGILQHLNSAHAHMFIVNPLRGSRGMTSLLASHPPMEERVRRLREMVSE from the coding sequence ATGGGAAATTTCTTGAAGACGACGATCCTGATGATTGTACTCACAGTCCTCTTCGTCTGGCTCGGCGGTGCGATCGGCGGCCGTGAGGGCGCGGTCACGGCATTTCTCATGGCTGCCGGCATCAATTTCTTTGCCTACTTCTTCTCCGACAAGATGGTCCTGAAGCGCTACCGCGCGCGTGAGGTCGACGCCCGAACCGAACCGAGGCTGCACGGAATCGTTTCCAAGCTGGCCTCGGAGGCCGATCTGCCGATGCCCAAGGTGTACGTGGTCCCGGACCGGGTGCCGAATGCCTTCGCCACCGGGCGCAACCCACGCCATGCGGCGGTTGCCGCCACCGAGGGCATTCTCGCCCTGCTCGATGACGACGAGCTGGAGGGCGTTGTCGGACACGAGCTCGCCCACGTCAAGCACAGAGATATTCTCACCGGAACGATTGCGGCGACCGTCGCGGGCGCGATCGCGATGATGGGTCGATTCGCAAAGAGCGGACAGGGCCAGGGCTCGTCCTCGAACATTTTCGCCGTGATGCTGGCGGCGGTCGGCGCTCCGCTCGCGGCGGTGGTGATTCGCATGACCATATCGAGGGTGCGCGAGTACGCGGCCGATGACGGTGGAGCCGAGATCAGCGGCAAGCCGAACTCGCTCGCGGATGCTTTGGAGAAGCTGTCAGGAGTTGGTGGGCGTCGCGGAATCTTGCAGCATCTCAACTCCGCTCACGCCCACATGTTCATCGTCAACCCGCTTCGCGGTAGCCGCGGGATGACCTCGCTGTTGGCCTCACACCCGCCGATGGAGGAACGGGTTCGACGGCTGCGGGAGATGGTATCGGAGTAG